Proteins from one Sabethes cyaneus chromosome 2, idSabCyanKW18_F2, whole genome shotgun sequence genomic window:
- the LOC128735924 gene encoding uncharacterized protein LOC128735924 — protein MGSKISPLLAELFMSDFEEKLQSEKLFPRVWKRYVDDIYAIVKERYVPQTLSWLNSQHEKIKFTVEQEVEGKLPFLDLLITRKEDNTLKFSIFRKPTSTDRYITTDSNHFGAQKQAAFHSMAHRLVNIPMEQEDFVAERERIQKAAELNGYDKKFVDKIIRKHLRKKQRHDTTTLQPEREEVQRISLPFYPKVTNHIRKVLKRHGFHVVHKSGNALQELLNNQKDKVPPDERSGIYEIPCQDCPAVYIGQTRRKFKIRLKEHRKAVENERPNDSSVAMHSICSKHNINWGNAKLLKNVRKSSHLTAWESMYICTEDRPLMNEDDALITSPLFQLTKLKL, from the coding sequence ATGGGTAGTAAAATATCGCCCCTCTTGGCGGAATTGTTTATGAGCGACTTTGAAGAAAAGCTACAAAGTGAAAAACTTTTCCCACGCGTATGGAAGCGATACGTAGACGACATTTACGCCATAGTGAAGGAACGCTACGTGCCACAAACACTGAGTTGGCTGAACTCACAGCACGAAAAGATCAAATTTACGGTGGAACAGGAAGTAGAGGGAAAACTACCGTTTTTGGACCTGCTGATTACCAGGAAAGAAGACAATACCCTGAAGTTCAGCATTTTTCGAAAACCAACGTCTACCGATCGTTACATTACTACGGACTCGAATCACTTCGGGGCCCAAAAACAAGCAGCTTTTCATTCTATGGCGCACCGTCTAGTCAACATCCCCATGGAGCAGGAAGATTTTGTAGCGGAAAGGGAAAGGATTCAGAAAGCTGCTGAATTAAACGGGTACGACAAAAAgtttgtggataaaataatcCGCAAACATCTCCGCAAAAAACAGCGCCATGATACCACTACACTACAGCCTGAAAGAGAAGAAGTACAAAGAATCAGCCTACCGTTCTACCCGAAAGTAACAAACCACATTAGAAAGGTACTTAAGCGGCATGGTTTCCATGTGGTCCACAAAAGCGGCAATGCCTTACAGGAACTTTTGAATAATCAAAAGGACAAGGTTCCGCCCGACGAACGCTCAGGAATTtatgaaattccgtgccaggatTGCCCAGCGGTGTACATCGGGCAAACGCGGAGGAAATTCAAAATTCGCCTAAAAGAACATAGAAAGGCAGTGGAGAATGAACGGCCCAACGACTCCAGTGTAGCCATGCACTCAATCTGCTCCAAACACAATATCAATTGGGGAAACgcaaagctgctcaaaaacgtgAGAAAGTCTTCTCATTTGACTGCGTGGGAGTCGATGTACATCTGTACGGAGGACCGTCCCCTGATGAATGAGGATGACGCTCTCATCACCTCACCGCTCTTTCAACTGACGAAGTTGAAACTGTAG